In Xanthomonas theicola, a single genomic region encodes these proteins:
- a CDS encoding SET domain-containing protein, producing MPRKIAARKSRIHGNGVFAVLPLKKGERVIEYKGRRRTHAEVDRDETGDVETGHTFLFTLSEDCVIDANYEGNDARWINHSCAPNCEAVIVEAEGEDRRLDKVVIEALRNIKPGEELTYNYGITLGERHTPRLKKIWECRCGSKNCTGTMLQPKR from the coding sequence ATGCCCCGCAAGATCGCCGCCCGCAAGTCCCGCATCCATGGCAATGGCGTGTTCGCCGTGCTGCCGCTCAAGAAAGGCGAGCGGGTCATCGAGTACAAGGGCCGCCGCCGTACCCATGCCGAAGTGGATCGCGACGAGACCGGCGATGTCGAGACCGGGCACACCTTCCTGTTCACCCTCAGCGAGGACTGCGTCATCGACGCCAACTACGAGGGCAACGACGCGCGCTGGATCAACCACAGCTGCGCGCCGAACTGCGAGGCGGTGATCGTCGAGGCCGAGGGCGAGGACCGGCGCCTGGACAAGGTGGTGATCGAGGCGCTGCGCAACATCAAGCCGGGCGAGGAGTTGACCTACAACTACGGCATCACCCTGGGCGAACGGCACACGCCGCGGTTGAAGAAGATCTGGGAATGCCGCTGCGGCTCGAAGAACTGCACCGGCACCATGCTGCAGCCCAAGCGCTGA
- a CDS encoding SUF system Fe-S cluster assembly regulator yields the protein MLRVTKLTDYATVVLTVLAARAGEVLSATELAEQSGLEPPTVSKLLKPLAQAGLVAGLRGVHGGYRLARPADAITLIQIVEAMEGPLAITECSHHESQCSIAQKCGVRSNWRLINDVVADALRGVTLAQMLHPLPSSGETKRRPIAVRFATT from the coding sequence ATGCTCCGCGTCACCAAGTTGACCGATTACGCCACCGTCGTGCTGACCGTGCTTGCCGCGCGGGCCGGCGAGGTGCTAAGCGCGACCGAACTGGCCGAGCAGTCCGGGCTGGAGCCGCCCACGGTCAGCAAGCTGCTCAAGCCGCTGGCCCAGGCCGGGCTGGTCGCCGGCCTGCGCGGCGTGCACGGCGGCTACCGGTTGGCGCGGCCGGCCGACGCCATCACCCTGATCCAGATCGTCGAGGCGATGGAAGGCCCGCTGGCGATCACCGAATGCAGCCACCACGAAAGCCAGTGCAGCATCGCGCAGAAATGCGGCGTGCGCTCCAACTGGCGGCTGATCAACGACGTGGTCGCCGATGCGCTGCGCGGCGTGACCCTGGCGCAGATGCTGCATCCGCTTCCCTCTTCCGGCGAAACCAAGCGGCGTCCGATCGCCGTGCGTTTCGCGACCACCTGA